In Chryseobacterium lactis, a single genomic region encodes these proteins:
- a CDS encoding glycosyltransferase family 2 protein, protein MAKISVIIVTYNAMKWAERCFTSLRHSSVPVTCIVIDNGSTDGTQEYIKTQFPEVDFIQSPENAGFGKANNMGIEKAYKQETEFFYLMNQDAWIYPDSFQQLLDVYHSHPDQNQIGIMSPMHLDGSEKKLDLHFENYLAKDLRNNRMLSDIYFDEAKPYYEISFVNAAHWWIPRKAIEKVGGFNPYFFHGAEDYEYIHRVSYFGLKIIVCSKSKVVHDTVQSFYKKEPKDKAEALKTARLSMQMQRETKYLDPNYDYNIKREKTALLSYLLKMGAKGNMSEARFYKDQYQYFSKKFGEIEAARKISMTAPHPFLNL, encoded by the coding sequence ATGGCGAAAATATCAGTTATAATTGTCACTTATAATGCCATGAAATGGGCAGAAAGATGCTTTACAAGCCTGAGGCATTCTTCAGTTCCTGTCACCTGCATCGTCATCGACAACGGATCTACGGATGGTACTCAGGAATATATAAAAACACAGTTCCCGGAAGTTGATTTTATTCAATCTCCGGAAAATGCAGGTTTTGGAAAAGCCAATAATATGGGCATCGAAAAAGCTTACAAACAAGAAACAGAGTTCTTCTACCTGATGAATCAGGATGCCTGGATTTATCCGGACAGTTTCCAGCAGTTACTCGATGTGTATCATTCCCATCCGGATCAAAACCAGATAGGAATTATGAGCCCGATGCATCTCGACGGCAGCGAGAAAAAACTGGATCTTCATTTTGAAAATTATCTTGCCAAAGATCTTAGAAATAACAGAATGCTTTCTGATATTTATTTTGATGAGGCTAAACCTTACTATGAAATAAGTTTTGTGAATGCAGCCCATTGGTGGATTCCCAGAAAAGCAATCGAAAAAGTAGGTGGGTTCAACCCTTACTTCTTCCACGGTGCAGAAGATTATGAATACATACACAGGGTTTCTTATTTCGGACTTAAAATCATTGTGTGCTCAAAAAGTAAAGTGGTTCATGATACCGTGCAATCGTTTTACAAGAAGGAACCTAAAGACAAAGCAGAAGCATTAAAGACCGCAAGACTCTCTATGCAAATGCAACGTGAGACCAAATATCTTGACCCCAACTACGATTATAATATTAAAAGAGAAAAGACGGCACTGCTCTCCTATCTTCTGAAGATGGGAGCCAAAGGAAATATGAGTGAAGCCCGGTTTTATAAAGACCAGTATCAATACTTTTCAAAAAAATTCGGAGAGATTGAAGCAGCCAGAAAAATTTCCATGACAGCCCCACATCCCTTCCTAAACCTATAA
- a CDS encoding Rossmann-fold NAD(P)-binding domain-containing protein, with the protein MIIGNGLIANSLQHIDSEDYIFFASGVSNSLETRDSEFEREFNLLKDTLKNNSDKKLIYFSTLSVKDQSKQNSHYVLHKLAVEDYIKNNSNNYLILRIGNIVGKGGNPNTLFNYLKSQITNNNTFVVHTHARRLLIDMDDITRFLKINCILPENGIINCAFPYYYDLKEIIGAIEKKTSQKGIYSEIDEGDFYKVDFGENINSFFSGISPEDYLETLTKKYI; encoded by the coding sequence ATGATTATAGGAAACGGACTTATCGCTAATTCATTACAACACATCGATTCAGAGGACTATATATTCTTTGCTTCCGGGGTTTCAAATTCCCTTGAGACCAGAGACTCTGAATTTGAAAGAGAATTTAATCTCCTAAAAGATACCCTGAAAAACAACAGCGATAAAAAATTGATATACTTTTCCACCTTAAGTGTAAAAGACCAGTCAAAGCAAAACAGCCATTATGTTTTACACAAACTGGCCGTGGAAGATTATATCAAAAATAATTCTAACAACTATCTTATCCTGAGAATTGGTAATATTGTTGGAAAAGGAGGAAACCCTAATACCCTTTTTAATTACCTGAAAAGCCAGATAACCAACAACAATACGTTTGTTGTTCATACCCATGCAAGACGACTTCTGATTGATATGGACGATATAACCCGTTTTTTGAAAATCAACTGTATTCTTCCTGAAAATGGTATTATCAATTGTGCCTTCCCTTATTATTACGATTTAAAAGAAATAATTGGTGCTATTGAGAAAAAGACCAGTCAAAAGGGAATATATTCCGAGATCGATGAAGGGGATTTTTATAAAGTAGATTTTGGAGAAAATATCAACTCATTTTTTTCCGGAATAAGCCCCGAAGATTATCTGGAAACTTTAACCAAAAAGTATATTTAA
- a CDS encoding glycosyltransferase family 2 protein, whose product MKKLAIVIPYYKIDFLEKTIQSIAAQTNQDFVLYIGNDNSPDNPLPVLDLYFQPDEYHYFDYKDNLGGKNLALQWARILDHVKEEWFIILGDDDTISKNFVEEFYNNLIPIEEKKINVIKFSQALMDENDNVLTSFTRYEQVESSVKLWLQKIYDGHRSSLSEHIFRKSAYQKYKFKEFPLAWNSDDLAVLEFSDFGSVYCIDAAKTYVRISSSSISGDVENTAYQERKVEARYQFFGYLINTYYTRFSSDTLQKLINVHLHYCWQNKKQLNLNLYKLYYYLKSYKQLLGAPKKKYLLLKNNDSAWDIKHYTGKVDKIRNKILYRYLIQYDQQVKSQRENTLSIPIIIINFNQLYYLKQLIGFLQERKFENIIIIDNKSDYPPLLDYYKTIDQKITIERMSDNLGHKVFFDTPYLQEKYGKGYFVLTDPDIVPNEKLPADFMSEMISKMDKYHSSITKVGFALDIETIPDYFPLKEKVLKWEKQFWEKKLENNVYSAYVDTTFALYKPYYPNRFNNLPFLEGIRIGGDYTALHGGWYMDPQNYTEEYLHYIQSVDKSSSWKLNTKGEHDNKGIAKYEN is encoded by the coding sequence ATGAAAAAACTAGCTATTGTTATTCCTTACTACAAAATAGATTTTCTGGAAAAAACCATACAATCTATTGCTGCACAAACCAACCAGGATTTTGTGTTGTATATCGGTAATGATAATAGTCCTGATAATCCTTTGCCTGTCCTTGATCTGTATTTCCAACCTGATGAGTATCATTATTTTGATTATAAAGATAATTTAGGGGGCAAGAATCTGGCACTGCAATGGGCAAGAATTCTGGATCATGTAAAAGAAGAATGGTTCATTATTTTGGGAGATGATGATACCATTTCTAAAAATTTTGTTGAAGAGTTTTATAATAACCTCATCCCGATTGAAGAAAAGAAAATCAATGTGATTAAATTTTCTCAGGCTTTGATGGATGAAAATGACAACGTTCTCACCTCTTTTACCCGCTATGAGCAGGTAGAATCTTCTGTGAAATTATGGTTGCAGAAAATTTATGATGGTCATCGCTCAAGCCTGTCTGAACATATTTTCAGAAAAAGTGCTTATCAGAAATATAAATTCAAAGAATTTCCATTAGCATGGAATTCAGATGATCTGGCTGTGCTGGAATTTTCAGATTTCGGATCGGTGTATTGTATAGATGCCGCCAAGACATATGTTCGCATATCTTCTTCAAGCATTTCCGGAGATGTCGAAAACACGGCTTATCAGGAACGAAAGGTAGAAGCAAGATATCAGTTTTTTGGTTATCTGATCAATACATATTATACCAGATTCAGTTCCGATACCTTACAAAAACTGATCAATGTACACCTTCATTATTGCTGGCAAAACAAGAAACAATTAAATCTTAATCTCTATAAGCTTTATTATTATTTAAAGAGCTATAAACAATTACTGGGAGCTCCAAAGAAGAAATATTTGCTGTTGAAAAACAATGATTCAGCCTGGGATATAAAACATTATACTGGGAAAGTGGATAAGATCAGGAATAAAATATTGTACCGATATCTCATTCAATATGATCAGCAGGTAAAATCTCAGAGAGAAAACACTTTAAGTATTCCCATCATTATCATTAATTTTAATCAACTTTATTATTTAAAGCAACTGATCGGATTCTTACAGGAAAGGAAGTTTGAAAATATTATCATCATCGATAACAAATCTGATTATCCTCCTCTTCTTGATTATTACAAAACGATCGATCAGAAAATTACAATAGAACGTATGTCTGATAATCTCGGACATAAAGTTTTTTTCGATACTCCCTATTTACAGGAAAAGTATGGTAAAGGATACTTTGTATTAACTGATCCCGATATTGTTCCCAACGAAAAACTTCCCGCAGATTTCATGTCTGAGATGATCTCAAAAATGGATAAATATCACAGCAGCATAACCAAAGTAGGATTTGCCCTGGATATAGAAACCATTCCCGATTATTTTCCTCTGAAAGAGAAAGTTCTCAAATGGGAAAAACAATTTTGGGAGAAGAAACTCGAAAACAATGTTTATTCTGCCTATGTGGACACAACTTTTGCCTTGTATAAGCCGTATTATCCCAACCGATTCAATAATTTACCTTTTTTGGAAGGGATAAGAATAGGTGGAGACTATACCGCCTTACACGGAGGATGGTATATGGATCCTCAAAACTATACGGAAGAATATTTGCATTACATTCAGTCTGTAGATAAATCCAGCTCATGGAAGCTCAATACCAAAGGAGAACATGATAATAAAGGAATCGCAAAATATGAAAACTAA
- a CDS encoding glycosyltransferase family 2 protein, whose protein sequence is MDTPLISIIVPAYNQARYLNECLQSIMDQTFKKWECIIVDDGSPDNTENIVQTWLEKDTRFKYYKKQNGGVSTARNFGIEKASGQWILPLDGDDKIENQYLELASIHFEESDIVYCYAQYFGLRNDEFVLENFQIPNMLLENQIFCTAFFKKEDWKNIGGFDETMHKGYEDWDFWLSFISLKKQNIRITRLPYTGFLYRIKEVSRNTEAMEANDDEIRNYLYNKHQLLYKENISEFKNILYENRKLKQKVNHLEKLINSKRYQLTEKIFSIFRR, encoded by the coding sequence ATGGATACTCCATTAATTTCTATCATAGTTCCCGCTTACAATCAGGCACGCTATCTTAATGAATGTCTGCAATCCATTATGGACCAAACATTCAAAAAATGGGAGTGTATAATTGTAGATGATGGTTCTCCGGACAATACAGAAAATATAGTACAAACATGGTTAGAAAAAGATACCAGATTCAAGTATTATAAAAAACAAAACGGCGGGGTTTCAACAGCAAGAAACTTTGGAATAGAAAAAGCATCAGGACAATGGATTCTTCCTCTTGATGGAGATGATAAAATTGAAAACCAATATTTAGAATTAGCCTCAATACATTTTGAAGAAAGTGATATTGTTTACTGTTATGCTCAATATTTTGGCCTCCGAAATGATGAATTTGTCTTGGAAAATTTTCAAATTCCAAACATGTTACTTGAAAATCAAATCTTTTGCACTGCATTCTTTAAAAAAGAAGACTGGAAAAATATAGGAGGTTTTGATGAAACAATGCATAAAGGATATGAAGACTGGGATTTTTGGCTATCTTTTATTTCATTAAAAAAACAAAATATAAGAATAACAAGACTGCCATATACCGGATTTCTTTATAGAATTAAAGAAGTTTCACGAAATACGGAAGCAATGGAGGCTAATGACGATGAAATACGCAACTATCTTTATAATAAGCACCAGCTATTGTATAAAGAAAATATTTCAGAGTTTAAAAATATCCTCTATGAAAACAGAAAACTTAAGCAGAAAGTTAATCACCTGGAGAAACTAATCAACTCCAAAAGATATCAGTTAACAGAAAAAATATTTTCAATTTTTAGACGATAA
- a CDS encoding glycosyltransferase WbsX family protein produces MKKIKPLAFYLPQYHPIPENDEWWGKGFTEWTNVGKAKPLFEGHEQPICPADLGYYDLRVPEVREQQAQMARDYGIHGFIYYHYWFGNGKQLLERIANEVLETGKPDFPFCFCWANETWSGIWHGLTSKILAEQTYPSDEDIISHFNYLLPFFKDKRYIKVDNKPLLMIYCPEHLQKGDPNYIKKFRKLAKENGFDDLYIMASNKQPDELDYDSMGYDGKVSHAFQKAWIPYIQGKEYISGAQYYKRRLKGILGIKEKEKDKPKVRTQDIALIADQMQYTNANVETFPMVLSNWDNTPRSGYNGVILTNNSPLVFRKQLNKAVEFLSKKDHSENFLILKSWNEWAEGNILEPDLKNGFSYIEEVKKIIKE; encoded by the coding sequence ATGAAAAAAATAAAGCCGCTGGCATTTTATCTCCCTCAATATCATCCTATTCCCGAAAATGACGAATGGTGGGGAAAAGGATTTACCGAATGGACAAATGTAGGAAAAGCCAAACCCTTATTTGAAGGACATGAACAACCGATATGTCCTGCAGACCTAGGATATTATGATCTTCGTGTTCCTGAAGTGAGAGAGCAACAAGCACAAATGGCACGAGATTATGGAATACATGGCTTTATCTATTATCATTATTGGTTCGGAAACGGAAAGCAGCTACTGGAGCGTATCGCAAATGAAGTTTTAGAAACAGGTAAACCGGATTTCCCTTTTTGTTTCTGTTGGGCTAATGAAACCTGGTCAGGAATTTGGCATGGATTAACTTCAAAAATATTAGCAGAACAAACATATCCCAGTGATGAAGATATAATTTCTCATTTTAATTATCTTTTACCCTTTTTTAAAGATAAACGCTATATAAAAGTTGATAATAAACCACTACTTATGATTTATTGTCCGGAACATTTACAAAAAGGTGACCCAAATTATATCAAAAAGTTCAGAAAGCTAGCAAAAGAAAACGGGTTTGACGACTTGTATATCATGGCGAGTAACAAACAACCAGATGAGTTGGACTATGATTCCATGGGGTATGATGGAAAAGTTTCACACGCATTCCAAAAAGCATGGATTCCATATATTCAGGGAAAAGAATATATTTCCGGTGCACAATATTATAAAAGAAGATTAAAAGGTATTCTCGGAATAAAAGAGAAGGAAAAGGATAAACCAAAAGTAAGAACTCAGGATATCGCATTGATTGCAGATCAAATGCAATATACCAATGCGAATGTAGAAACTTTTCCTATGGTCTTATCCAACTGGGATAATACTCCCAGAAGTGGCTATAATGGTGTCATTTTAACAAATAATAGTCCATTGGTTTTCAGAAAACAATTGAATAAAGCCGTTGAATTTCTAAGTAAAAAAGATCATTCCGAAAATTTCCTTATATTAAAATCCTGGAACGAATGGGCAGAGGGAAATATCCTTGAGCCAGACCTTAAAAATGGGTTTTCATATATAGAAGAGGTGAAAAAAATTATAAAAGAGTAA
- a CDS encoding LbetaH domain-containing protein, producing MSVLVKVLYKILNSEAYKAYKQNKLDYWAKTNFKTFGTNSTIPEEHWIKNPKYISIGKNFSSLFNLRLEAWDHFQEENFNPEIIIGDNVILNSDVHIGAINKITIGNNVLMASRIYISDHSHGDISVVDIEKVPAHRPLHSKGPIEIKDNVWIGEGVCILPGVTIGENCIIGANAVVNKSFPKNSVIAGIPAKLIKTLDKTT from the coding sequence ATGAGTGTTTTAGTGAAAGTTTTATATAAGATTCTAAATTCTGAAGCTTATAAAGCGTATAAACAAAATAAGCTCGATTATTGGGCAAAAACAAATTTCAAGACATTCGGAACAAATTCTACGATCCCTGAGGAGCATTGGATTAAAAATCCAAAATATATTTCCATAGGAAAAAATTTCAGTTCCTTATTTAATTTAAGACTGGAAGCCTGGGATCACTTTCAGGAAGAAAATTTTAATCCTGAAATAATAATCGGGGATAATGTTATCCTGAATTCGGATGTACACATTGGTGCCATAAATAAAATTACAATTGGTAATAATGTGTTAATGGCAAGTAGAATATACATATCTGATCATTCTCATGGAGATATTTCCGTTGTAGACATAGAAAAGGTCCCAGCCCATAGACCTTTACATTCCAAAGGGCCGATTGAAATCAAAGATAATGTGTGGATTGGTGAAGGAGTTTGCATTCTACCAGGTGTCACTATAGGAGAAAATTGTATTATTGGAGCCAATGCAGTAGTTAATAAGAGTTTTCCAAAAAACTCGGTAATTGCAGGAATACCTGCTAAACTTATTAAAACATTAGACAAAACAACATGA
- a CDS encoding glycosyltransferase family protein, producing MLSNKKLIDLDQLIKKKLQLSINQKNYDLALRLIELSAHLQYNYCFNESWYDKELEGSLKQIADLHLATQTISPQKDVIMFYDYFGYDNRGLTQQYLRALKKLNKKIILVFENEGRYYKNEAILSEIKDYAHKEIYYLNGETRIDKAENLFNIILSVKPESILMHLIPWDTIAYLAFYKIKGITRYQINLTDQAFWLGVDITDINIGFRSYGLNLSEQFRNIPKQKNKLLPYYPILSSSSFQGFDFETKDKKIIFAGSTLYKVLGNKLEFFETIHRLLNINKNLIFVLAGSGNADAITKFIDDNNLNNRIFLIGDRYDLFEIMKKVDYYIATFPFAGALMTQIAAEADLPIFLYVKENCQYNDIKDLFYKTDNLKNFDNLDNLIENFTQEYKQGGKRISYKDSMITEAEFAENLDRIFNNENPMEFLEKRENVENSVVTYNALTLESENLYNPSYQKTIDNYLSHWEKFKIFPEYRNDYYKKLLKEDKLKFAKTLYYQITGKI from the coding sequence ATGCTTTCAAATAAGAAACTTATAGATCTTGACCAGCTTATCAAGAAAAAATTACAATTATCTATTAATCAGAAAAACTATGATTTAGCTTTAAGATTGATAGAATTGTCTGCTCATCTGCAGTACAATTACTGTTTTAATGAATCTTGGTATGATAAGGAGCTGGAAGGTTCTCTCAAGCAAATTGCTGACCTGCATTTAGCCACACAGACTATTTCTCCCCAGAAAGATGTCATTATGTTTTATGACTATTTTGGATATGATAATCGTGGATTAACGCAACAATATCTGAGAGCTTTAAAAAAACTTAATAAAAAAATCATCCTCGTATTTGAAAATGAAGGCAGGTATTATAAAAATGAAGCGATCTTATCAGAAATTAAAGATTATGCTCATAAAGAAATATATTATCTAAACGGGGAAACTAGAATTGATAAGGCTGAAAACTTATTTAATATTATTTTATCTGTAAAGCCGGAAAGTATTTTAATGCATCTGATTCCGTGGGATACAATTGCATATTTAGCTTTTTACAAAATAAAAGGAATCACAAGATATCAGATTAATCTCACTGATCAGGCATTTTGGCTGGGAGTAGATATTACAGATATCAATATTGGATTCCGATCTTACGGACTTAATTTGTCTGAACAGTTTAGAAATATCCCAAAACAAAAAAACAAATTACTGCCCTACTATCCGATTTTATCGAGTTCTTCATTCCAGGGATTTGATTTTGAAACAAAAGACAAGAAAATCATTTTTGCAGGAAGCACACTTTATAAAGTTCTGGGAAATAAGTTAGAATTCTTTGAAACCATTCATCGGCTTTTAAACATAAACAAAAATCTTATTTTTGTTTTGGCAGGAAGTGGCAATGCAGATGCAATAACTAAATTTATTGATGATAATAATCTAAATAACCGAATATTCTTAATAGGTGATCGGTACGATTTATTTGAGATCATGAAAAAGGTAGATTATTATATTGCAACTTTTCCTTTTGCCGGTGCATTAATGACTCAGATTGCTGCAGAAGCTGACCTTCCAATTTTTTTATATGTAAAAGAAAATTGCCAATACAATGATATAAAAGATCTGTTTTACAAAACGGATAATTTAAAAAACTTTGATAATTTAGATAATTTAATAGAAAATTTCACACAAGAATATAAACAAGGAGGTAAAAGAATATCGTATAAAGATTCCATGATCACCGAAGCAGAGTTCGCAGAAAATTTAGATAGGATCTTTAATAACGAAAATCCAATGGAGTTTTTGGAAAAACGGGAAAATGTTGAAAATTCTGTTGTTACGTATAATGCTTTGACATTAGAATCCGAAAACCTTTATAATCCTTCTTACCAAAAAACAATAGACAACTATCTGTCACATTGGGAGAAATTTAAAATATTTCCTGAATACAGAAATGACTATTATAAAAAACTCTTGAAAGAAGATAAATTAAAGTTTGCAAAAACGTTATATTACCAAATAACCGGAAAGATATGA
- a CDS encoding DegT/DnrJ/EryC1/StrS family aminotransferase, which produces MIKFLDLQKINLQYQQEIETKLIDVFRSGWYLMGNELANFETNLSNYLRVQHSIGVANGLDALRLILRAYIELEIMNVGDEIIVPSNTYIASILAISDNGLIPVLVEPEINTYNIDISKIEEKITPKTKGILIVHLQGRTIFSNELKAISQKYNLKIIEDNAQAIGAEWNGLKTGNLGDAAGFSFYPGKNLGALGDAGAVTTNDNELAKTIRALANYGSNKKYINVYKGLNSRLDELQAAVLDIKLKYIDHENEIRRQIAKQFITKIDNPEIVLPEYPEDEKEHVWHVFVIRTKKRDQLQAYLTENDIQTLIHYPIPPHKQEAYKEWNDMSFPISEKIHEEVLSLPLSPIMTEVEIEKIISVINAFK; this is translated from the coding sequence ATGATTAAATTTCTTGATTTACAAAAAATAAATCTACAATATCAACAGGAGATTGAAACTAAACTTATTGATGTTTTCCGCTCCGGCTGGTATCTTATGGGAAACGAGCTTGCAAATTTTGAAACGAATCTTTCAAACTACCTCAGAGTACAACATTCCATAGGAGTAGCCAACGGTTTAGATGCTTTACGACTTATTCTTCGTGCCTACATTGAATTAGAGATTATGAATGTTGGTGACGAAATTATTGTTCCATCCAACACCTATATCGCTTCTATTTTGGCGATCTCAGACAATGGACTTATCCCTGTGTTGGTAGAACCTGAAATCAATACTTACAATATTGACATTTCAAAAATTGAGGAAAAAATTACTCCAAAAACAAAGGGAATTCTCATTGTACACCTTCAGGGAAGAACAATTTTCTCCAATGAACTAAAGGCTATTTCTCAAAAGTATAATTTAAAAATCATCGAAGACAATGCACAGGCAATTGGTGCGGAGTGGAATGGTTTAAAGACAGGAAATCTTGGTGATGCAGCTGGATTCAGCTTTTATCCCGGAAAGAACCTAGGAGCTTTGGGAGATGCGGGAGCAGTAACAACCAATGATAATGAATTGGCGAAAACCATCAGAGCTTTGGCCAATTATGGTTCAAATAAAAAGTATATTAATGTATATAAAGGTTTAAATTCCAGGCTGGATGAGCTACAGGCAGCAGTTTTAGATATAAAACTAAAATATATAGATCATGAAAACGAAATAAGAAGACAAATTGCAAAACAATTTATTACAAAAATAGATAATCCTGAAATTGTTCTTCCTGAATATCCCGAAGATGAAAAAGAACATGTTTGGCACGTCTTTGTAATCCGGACAAAAAAAAGAGACCAGCTTCAGGCTTATCTTACAGAAAATGATATTCAGACATTGATTCATTATCCTATTCCACCCCATAAACAGGAAGCATATAAAGAATGGAATGACATGTCTTTTCCAATAAGCGAAAAAATACACGAAGAAGTGTTAAGTCTTCCTCTGTCTCCAATAATGACGGAGGTTGAAATTGAAAAAATAATTTCAGTCATAAATGCTTTCAAATAA
- a CDS encoding GNAT family N-acetyltransferase yields MKFELKKYNNSYKTDWNSFISTSKNGLFFFDRDFMEYHSDRFTDHSLLIFNDQQIVAVFPANESGEEIISHGGLTFGSLIMSHYLKAKEVLVILDEIKKYFTELSFKKITYKAIPHIFHKYPAEEDLYALFRIEAKLFRRDISSVIDLSHPIRFSETKRQLVRKCEQKGISVSESENFTEYWTLLSEVLQKFGTKPVHTVEEITLLKEKFPQNIQLFEAKKDGIIFAGIVIFNFDNVIHTQYMAASQEGRKVGALDFINYTLLNKFSNKKYYSFGISTEQQGKFLNEGLIQQKENMGARGIALDFYSIKL; encoded by the coding sequence ATGAAATTTGAATTAAAAAAATATAACAATTCCTATAAAACTGATTGGAATTCTTTTATTTCAACCTCAAAAAATGGACTTTTCTTTTTTGATAGAGATTTCATGGAATATCATTCTGACAGGTTTACAGATCATTCACTTTTAATTTTTAATGACCAGCAAATTGTAGCCGTTTTTCCGGCCAATGAAAGTGGAGAAGAAATTATTTCTCATGGAGGACTTACTTTCGGTTCTTTGATAATGTCGCATTATTTAAAGGCAAAGGAGGTTTTGGTAATACTTGATGAGATAAAGAAATATTTTACAGAGTTATCTTTTAAAAAAATAACGTACAAAGCCATTCCACATATATTTCATAAATATCCGGCAGAAGAAGACTTATATGCGTTATTCCGCATTGAAGCTAAGCTCTTCAGAAGAGACATCTCTTCTGTGATTGATCTTTCCCATCCAATCCGTTTTTCGGAAACAAAAAGGCAACTTGTCAGGAAATGTGAACAAAAGGGAATCTCCGTTTCCGAAAGCGAAAATTTTACAGAATACTGGACTTTACTTTCAGAAGTTTTACAGAAATTTGGTACAAAACCTGTTCATACTGTGGAAGAAATTACATTATTAAAAGAAAAATTCCCTCAAAACATTCAACTTTTTGAAGCGAAAAAGGATGGAATTATTTTTGCAGGAATTGTCATTTTTAATTTTGACAATGTTATTCACACCCAATATATGGCTGCTTCCCAGGAAGGGAGAAAGGTTGGGGCGCTGGATTTTATCAACTATACTCTTTTAAATAAATTTAGCAACAAAAAATATTATAGCTTTGGTATTTCTACGGAGCAACAGGGAAAATTTTTAAATGAAGGTTTAATTCAACAAAAAGAAAATATGGGTGCCCGGGGAATTGCCTTAGATTTTTATTCTATAAAACTTTAG
- a CDS encoding acyltransferase: MKVSNISLGENVVIDPTTSINNVKIGDSVKIAKFCSIYGSENVQLEIGKGSYIGMFSILNGFKRKLFIGKHVSIAQNVNIMTDSGPNASEEMQKIFPLIEGEVSIGNHTWIGANVVIMPNVQLGNFCVVAANSFVNKSFPDYSVIGGNPARLIKTIERSDEI, encoded by the coding sequence ATGAAAGTAAGTAATATATCATTAGGCGAAAATGTTGTTATTGATCCTACCACATCAATCAACAATGTAAAAATAGGAGATAGTGTAAAGATTGCGAAGTTTTGCAGTATTTACGGTTCTGAAAACGTTCAGCTTGAAATAGGAAAAGGTTCTTACATAGGCATGTTCAGTATTCTAAATGGTTTTAAAAGGAAACTATTTATTGGGAAACATGTTTCCATCGCACAGAATGTAAATATTATGACTGATTCCGGGCCAAACGCCAGTGAAGAAATGCAGAAAATATTCCCTTTGATTGAAGGTGAAGTTAGCATTGGTAATCATACGTGGATTGGCGCCAACGTTGTTATCATGCCCAATGTTCAGTTGGGTAATTTTTGTGTTGTTGCGGCAAACAGTTTTGTTAATAAAAGCTTCCCTGACTATTCTGTAATTGGAGGAAATCCTGCAAGACTCATAAAAACAATCGAAAGGTCTGATGAAATTTGA